The Raphanus sativus cultivar WK10039 chromosome 2, ASM80110v3, whole genome shotgun sequence genome includes a region encoding these proteins:
- the LOC108827303 gene encoding indole-3-acetic acid-amido synthetase GH3.5, with protein sequence MPEAPRNDSLEVFDLTLDEKNKRRLQLIEELTSNADQVQRQVLEEILTRNANVEYLRRHDLDGRTDRETFKNVMPVITYEDIQPEINRIANGDKSPILSSKPISEFLTSSGTSGGERKLMPTIEEELDRRSFLYSFLMPVMSQFVPGLDKGKGMYFLFIKSESKTPGGLPARPVLTSYYKSSHFKERPFDPYTNYTSPNETILCPDSYQSMYSQMLCGLYQHDEVLRVGAVFASGFIRAIKFLEKHWTELVRDIRTGTLSSSITDPSVREAVAKILKPSPKLAEFVESECKKKSWQGIITRLWPNTKYVDVIVTGTMSQYIPTLDYYSNGLPLVCTMYASSECYFGVNLRPLCKPSEVSYTLIPTMAYFEFLPVHRNTGVTNSINLPKALTEKEQQELVDLVDVKLGQEYELVVTTYAGLCRYRVGDLLRVTGFKNKAPQFSFICRKNVVLSIDSDKTDEVELQNAVKNAVTHLVPFDASVSEYTSYADTSSIPGHYVLFWELCLDGNTPIPPSVFEDCCLALEESLNTVYRQGRVSDKSIGPLEIKIVEPGTFDKLMDYAISLGASINQYKTPRCVKFAPIIELLNSRVVDSYFSPKCPKWVPGHKQWGSN encoded by the exons ATGCCTGAGGCACCGAGAAATGATTCTTTAGAGGTTTTCGACCTGACGCTCGACGAGAAGAACAAGAGGAGGCTTCAGCTAATCGAAGAGCTGACCTCCAACGCCGACCAAGTCCAGAGACAGGTCTTGGAGGAGATCTTGACCCGTAATGCTAACGTGGAGTATCTCAGGCGACATGACCTTGACGGTCGTACGGACCGAGAGACCTTCAAAAACGTGATGCCCGTTATAACCTACGAGGATATCCAGCCTGAGATCAACAGGATCGCTAATGGTGATAAGTCCCCTATCCTCTCTTCAAAGCCCATCTCTGAGTTCCTCACCAG CTCTGGAACATCTGGTGGGGAGAGGAAGCTAATGCCAACAATCGAAGAGGAATTAGACAGGAGATCATTTCTCTACAGCTTCTTGATGCCCGTGATGAGCCAGTTTGTTCCTGGTCTCGACAAAGGCAAAGGAATGTATTTCTTGTTCATCAAGTCTGAGTCCAAGACACCAGGAGGTCTCCCTGCTCGTCCTGTCTTAACCAGTTACTACAAGTCTTCCCATTTCAAAGAAAGACCATTTGACCCTTACACCAACTACACAAGCCCCAACGAGACCATCCTTTGCCCTGACTCGTACCAGAGCATGTACTCTCAGATGCTCTGTGGCTTATACCAACACGACGAGGTTCTCCGAGTAGGCGCTGTCTTCGCCTCTGGGTTCATCAGAGCTATCAAGTTTCTTGAGAAACATTGGACCGAGCTGGTCCGTGACATCAGAACCGGTACTCTAAGCTCCTCAATAACCGATCCTTCCGTGCGTGAAGCGGTCGCCAAGATCCTTAAACCGAGCCCCAAACTCGCGGAGTTCGTGGAGTCAGAGTGCAAAAAGAAATCTTGGCAAGGGATCATCACTAGGCTATGGCCTAACACAAAGTATGTGGATGTGATTGTGACTGGGACAATGTCTCAGTACATTCCAACTTTGGATTACTACAGCAATGGCTTGCCTCTTGTCTGCACAATGTATGCTTCTTCCGAGTGTTACTTTGGTGTGAACTTAAGGCCACTCTGCAAACCTAGCGAGGTCTCTTACACGCTCATACCAACTATGGCTTATTTTGAGTTTCTGCCTGTTCATAGAAACACAGGTGTTACTAACTCCATCAACCTACCTAAAGCACTCACTGAGAAAGAGCAACAAGAGCTTGTTGATCTTGTTGATGTTAAACTTGGCCAGGAGTACGAGCTCGTTGTCACAACTTATGCAG GGCTTTGTAGATACAGAGTTGGTGATTTGTTGAGAGTAACTGGCTTCAAGAACAAGGCACCACAATTCAGTTTCATATGCCGCAAGAATGTGGTCTTGAGCATAGATTCCGACAAGACCGACGAGGTTGAGCTTCAAAATGCAGTCAAGAACGCAGTGACTCACCTTGTCCCATTCGATGCATCAGTCTCTGAGTACACGAGCTATGCGGATACAAGTTCTATCCCTGGCCATTATGTTCTTTTCTGGGAGCTATGTTTAGATGGAAACACACCGATCCCTCCTTCAGTCTTTGAGGATTGCTGCTTAGCCCTAGAAGAATCTCTCAATACTGTTTATAGACAAGGAAGGGTTAGTGACAAGTCCATAGGCCCGCTTGAGATCAAGATTGTTGAGCCAGGGACATTCGATAAGCTCATGGATTATGCCATCAGCTTGGGAGCATCTATTAATCAGTATAAGACGCCGAGATGCGTGAAGTTCGCTCCAATTATCGAGCTATTGAATTCGAGAGTTGTTGATAGTTATTTCAGCCCCAAGTGTCCTAAATGGGTACCTGGTCACAAGCAGTGGGGAAGTAACTAA
- the LOC130508084 gene encoding probable NAD(P)H dehydrogenase (quinone) FQR1-like 1 translates to MLLLSPPSDLTEADGFVFGFPTRFGMMAAQFKAFLNSTGGLWRIQQLAGKPAGIFYNTGSQSGDQETTALTAITQLVHHGMIFVPIGHTFDAGMFELEKHSTRGSTSPL, encoded by the exons ATGCTCCTCTTATCACCCCCCAGTGATCTTACCGAGGCTGATGGCTTTGTCTTTGGCTTCCCAACAAGGTTCGGTATGATGGCTGCTCAGTTCAAGGCTTTCTTAAATTCAACTGGTGGCCTCTGGAGGATTCAGCAACTCGCCGGTAAGCCTGCCGGAATCTTCTACAACACAGGGTCTCAAAGTGGTGATCAAGAAACTACCGC GTTAACTGCCATTACTCAACTGGTTCATCACGGGATGATATTTGTCCCGATCGGGCACACGTTTGATGCTGGTATGTTTGAGTTGGAGAAGCATTCCACTAGGGGAAGTACATCGCCGCTATAA
- the LOC130508083 gene encoding calcium-binding protein KRP1 codes for MASPNSPTRPTQQNTEPTFHDFLPAMAGKLGGDGLIGELCNGFELLMDREKGVITFESLRRNAAAVLGLGDLTDEDVRSMIKEGDFDCDGALNQMEFCVLMFRLSPDLMDASRCLVTEAIEEEYARY; via the coding sequence ATGGCTTCTCCAAACTCACCAACCAGACCGACCCAACAGAACACAGAACCCACTTTCCACGATTTCCTTCCAGCGATGGCCGGGAAGCTAGGCGGCGATGGTCTGATCGGAGAGCTCTGCAACGGATTCGAGCTGTTGATGGACCGAGAGAAAGGCGTCATCACGTTCGAGAGCCTCCGGCGTAACGCGGCGGCGGTGCTGGGTCTCGGAGATCTGACGGACGAAGACGTAAGGTCTATGATCAAGGAAGGGGATTTCGACTGCGACGGGGCGTTGAACCAGATGGAGTTCTGCGTGTTGATGTTTAGGCTTAGCCCCGACTTGATGGATGCGTCGAGGTGTCTGGTCACGGAAGCCATCGAGGAGGAATACGCCCGGTATTAA
- the LOC130508085 gene encoding G-type lectin S-receptor-like serine/threonine-protein kinase At4g27290, whose protein sequence is MEAINVLPLLLLSLLLTFLVAQATDIITANQTLKDGETIVSKGGTFELGFFSPGGSRNRYLGIWYKKVSLQTVVWVANRDSPLYDLSGTLKVSANGSLRLFSGGNYFIWSSSSLEKPIVRNPIVQILDTGNLVVRNSGDDQDYIWQSLDYPGDTFLPGMKYGIDFVTGINRFLSSWISPDNPSTGNYTNKMDPSGVPQFFLKKNSVDVFRAGPWNGLRFTGMPNLKPNPIYRYEFVFTEEEVYYTYKLENPSVITRMQLIPNGALQRYTWVDSQQSWNFYLSAQMDSCDQYMLCGSYGSCNINESPACRCLKGFVPKSPEAYYAGDWSGGCVKEVKMDCGKGGEDFLKISMLKLPDTRGSWYDKRMDLNECKRVCLRNCSCSAYSPFDIRDRGSGCILWFGDLLDIREYNENGQDLYVRLATSEIAKYKNYGVKGKMRIMLIIVFCTAFLLICLCICLTFCNMRKRKKLATIETTQRELDRVSSRKQEEEDAELPFLDLEAISEATCGFSDENKLGQGGFGPVYKGTLSCGQEIAVKRLSRTSRQGIEEFKNEIKLIAKLQHRNLVKILGYCVEEDERMLIYEYQLNKSLDTFIFDKERCKELDWPKRVEIIKGIARGLMYLHQDSRLRIIHRDLKASNVLLDSDMTPKISDFGLARTLGGDETEASTTRVVGTYGYMSPEYQIDGYFSLKSDVFSFGVLVLEIVSGRRNRGFCNEEHKLNLLGHAWRQYKEDKACELIDEALRESCTDVSEVLRAIHIGLLCVQQDPQDRPTMSAVVLMLSSDMLLLDPKEPGFYNERNLLYSDTTSINLEVPSKNFQTMSVIDPR, encoded by the exons ATGGAAGCCATTAATGTGcttcctctgcttcttctctCACTGCTTTTAACCTTTCTTGTCGCGCAAGCAACCGATATTATCACAGCAAACCAGACTCTAAAAGATGGAGAAACAATTGTTTCAAAAGGTGGTACCTTCGAGCTTGGTTTTTTCTCTCCTGGAGGATCAAGAAACCGTTATCTCGGTATCTGGTACAAGAAAGTCTCTCTCCAGACCGTTGTTTGGGTCGCAAACAGAGATTCCCCTCTCTACGACCTCTCAGGAACCCTAAAGGTCTCTGCAAATGGGAGCTTACGTCTCTTCAGTGGCGGAAACTATTTCATCTGGTCATCATCTTCTTTGGAGAAACCCATTGTAAGAAACCCTATCGTTCAGATTCTTGATACAGGTAACTTAGTCGTGAGAAACTCAGGGGATGATCAAGATTACATATGGCAGAGTTTAGATTACCCGGGAGATACGTTTCTTCCAGGAATGAAATACGGTATAGATTTTGTAACCGGAATAAACCGGTTCTTGTCTTCTTGGATATCTCCAGACAATCCATCAACTGGTAACTACACGAACAAAATGGATCCAAGCGGTGTTCCACAGTTTTTCTTGAAGAAAAACTCGGTTGATGTTTTCAGGGCTGGTCCATGGAATGGTCTAAGATTCACCGGTATGCCTAACCTAAAACCTAACCCTATTTATCGCTACGAGTTCGTgttcacggaggaagaagtttACTACACTTACAAGCTTGAAAACCCTTCAGTGATCACAAGAATGCAGTTGATTCCCAATGGAGCTTTGCAACGTTACACTTGGGTCGATAGCCAGCAGAGCTGGAACTTCTATCTATCGGCTCAAATGGATAGCTGTGATCAATACATGTTGTGTGGCTCTTATGGAAGCTGCAACATCAACGAATCTCCAGCTTGTAGGTGTTTAAAAGGATTTGTTCCTAAATCTCCAGAGGCTTATTATGCAGGGGACTGGTCAGGAGGGTGTGTAAAAGAAGTGAAAATGGATTGTGGTAAAGGAGGAGAAGACTTTTTGAAGATTTCAATGTTGAAGTTACCTGATACGAGAGGTTCTTGGTATGATAAGAGAATGGATTTGAATGAGTGTAAGAGGGTATGCTTGAGAAACTGTTCTTGCTCAGCTTATTCTCCGTTTGATATTAGAGATAGAGGAAGTGGATGCATACTCTGGTTTGGAGATTTGCTTGACATACGAGAATACAATGAAAATGGACAAGATCTTTATGTGAGGCTTGCTACTTCTGAAATAG cAAAGTATAAAAACTATGGCGTGAAGGGCAAGATGAGGATCATGCTCATTATAGTATTTTGTACAGCATTTCTTCTTATATGCCTTTGCATATGTCTGACTTTCTGCAACatgaggaagagaaagaaacttGCAACAATAG aAACTACGCAGCGCGAGTTAGACCGTGTTTCCAGCAGAaaacaagaggaggaagatgcTGAATTGCCGTTTCTTGATCTTGAGGCCATTTCAGAAGCTACATGTGGATTCTCTGATGAGAATAAACTTGGACAAGGTGGTTTTGGACCTGTCTATAAG GGAACATTGTCTTGTGGACAAGAAATAGCTGTAAAGAGGCTTTCAAGAACGtcaagacaagggatagaagaATTCAAGAACGAGATCAAACTCATTGCAAAGCTACAGCACCGTAATCTTGTCAAGATTCTTGGCTATTGCGTGGAGGAAGATGAAAGAATGCTTATCTACGAGTATCAACTTAATAAAAGCTTGGATACTTTCATTTTCGATAAAGAACGGTGCAAAGAACTTGATTGGCCTAAACGAGTGGAGATAATCAAAGGTATTGCTCGTGGGTTGATGTACCTCCATCAAGATTCAAGGCTTCGAATCATCCACCGTGATCTCAAAGCAAGCAATGTTCTGCTTGATTCTGATATGACTCCAAAAATCTCGGATTTTGGATTGGCTAGAACCTTGGGAGGTGATGAAACTGAAGCAAGCACAACCAGAGTGGTCGGAACATA TGGATATATGTCTCCTGAGTATCAAATCGACGGGTATTTCTCATTAAAATCCGATGTATTTAGCTTTGGAGTTTTGGTTTTGGAGATAGTGTCAGGAAGAAGAAACCGCGGTTTTTGCAATGAAGAACATAAGCTTAACCTTCTTGGACAC GCTTGGAGGCAATACAAAGAAGATAAGGCATGTGAGTTAATCGATGAAGCTTTAAGGGAATCGTGTACCGATGTTTCTGAAGTGTTAAGAGCGATTCATATTGGTCTATTATGCGTACAACAAGATCCCCAAGATAGGCCAACCATGTCAGCGGTGGTTCTGATGCTGAGTAGTGACATGTTGCTTCTTGATCCGAAAGAGCCTGGGTTTTACAACGAACGAAATCTCTTGTATTCTGACACTACATCGATTAATCTGGAGGTTCCTTCCAAAAATTTTCAAACTATGAGTGTAATAGATCCTAGATAA
- the LOC108843144 gene encoding G-type lectin S-receptor-like serine/threonine-protein kinase SD1-1: protein MRKIPSLFWVSLFLLSPSFSVALDYSVITPRDSLKDGDTLSSTDHVFQLGFFSFDQEEQPQHRFLCLWYKQPFAVVWVANRNNPLYGTSGFLNLSARGDLQLFDGEHRALWSSSKSTRPAKNPYLKINCTGNLLLGDEEEAVLWQSFDDPMNTILAGMKLGKNFKTQQEWSLTSWKTLKDPSTGEYTLSLDTRGLPQLILRKKGDPSYSYRLGSWNGLSFTGAPAMGRENTLFNYKFTSSAQEVNYSWTPRRDIVSRLVLNNTGKLQRFIQSKQHEWFLANTAPEDECDYYSICGAYAVCGINSQNTPSCSCLQGFKPKSGRKWNISRGAGGCVHEVPTNCGKKDIFVRFPGMKLPDTSWSWYDSRNAMTLEDCKIKCSSNCSCTAYANTDIRDGGKGCLLWFGDLLDMREYASFGQDVYIRMGFAQKEFKGREKVGMVVGSVLGITFVLVIVFACYRKKIMKRYHGESLIKGIREEDMDVDLPILDIKTIYMATDDFSYINFLGRGGFGPVYKGKLEDGQEIAVKRLCENSGQGVVEFKNEVKLIAKLQHRNLVRLLGCCIQGEERMLIYEYMPNKSLDFFIFDERRRRELDWKKRSNIIYGIARGLLYLHQDSRLRIIHRDLKAGNVLLDNDMNPKISDFGLAKSFGGDQSESSTNRVVGTYGYMPPEYAIDGHFSVKSDVFSFGVLVLEIITGKTNRGFHHADHDLNLLGHVWKLWVEDRAIEVPEEDLLEETCVVSEILRCIHVALLCVQQKPEDRPNMASVVLMFGSDGSLPDPKQPGFFTNRNVPDVSSSLSRSVNLVSITMIQGR, encoded by the exons ATGAGGAAGATTCCTTCTTTGTTTTGGGTATCTTTGTTCTTACTATCACCTTCTTTCTCTGTTGCTTTGGATTATAGTGTCATAACTCCAAGAGACTCTCTGAAAGATGGAGATACTCTTAGTTCTACAGACCATGTCTTCCAGTTAGGGTTTTTCAGTTTCGACCAAGAAGAGCAGCCTCAACATCGGTTTCTCTGCTTGTGGTACAAGCAACCATTTGCAGTCGTTTGGGTAGCCAACCGAAACAATCCTCTCTATGGCACTTCTGGATTCCTGAACTTGAGTGCTCGTGGCGATCTTCAGCTATTCGATGGGGAACACAGAGCCTTGTGGTCATCATCAAAATCTACTAGACCGGCAAAAAATCCCTACTTGAAGATCAACTGTACAGGGAATCTTCTCTtgggtgatgaagaagaagctgtgTTGTGGCAAAGTTTTGATGATCCCATGAATACAATACTCGCGGGTATGAAGCTTGGGAAGAACTTTAAGACACAACAAGAATGGTCTCTAACGTCTTGGAAAACCCTAAAAGATCCATCCACTGGCGAGTACACTCTGTCTCTAGACACTCGAGGCTTACCACAGTTGATCTTGAGGAAGAAAGGAGATCCAAGTTATTCATATCGGTTAGGATCTTGGAACGGCTTATCCTTCACCGGAGCTCCAGCTATGGGACGAGAGAACACCTTATTCAACTACAAATTCACGTCGAGTGCGCAAGAAGTAAACTACTCATGGACTCCTCGACGCGACATCGTCTCGAGATTGGTTCTCAACAACACAGGGAAGCTCCAGAGGTTTATCCAGTCGAAGCAGCACGAGTGGTTCTTAGCAAACACAGCACCAGAAGATGAGTGTGACTACTACTCCATATGTGGAGCTTACGCAGTTTGTGGGATCAATAGCCAAAACACACCTTCATGTTCGTGTCTGCAAGGGTTCAAGCCAAAATCAGGTCGAAAGTGGAACATTTCAAGAGGAGCAGGCGGGTGTGTCCATGAGGTTCCAACCAACTGCGGTAAGAAGGATATATTTGTGAGGTTTCCAGGTATGAAGTTACCAGACACTTCATGGTCTTGGTATGATTCAAGAAATGCAATGACACTTGAGGATTGTAAGATCAAGTGTTCAAGTAACTGCTCTTGCACGGCTTACGCGAATACTGATATTCGTGATGGAGGAAAAGGTTGTTTGCTTTGGTTTGGTGACTTGCTTGATATGAGAGAGTATGCTAGCTTCGGACAGGATGTTTACATAAGAATGGGTTTTGCTCAAAAAGAGTTTAAAGGAAGAGAAAAAGTGGGTATGGTCGTTGGATCTGTTTTAGGCATCACATTTGTTTTGGTTATAGTATTTGCATGCTATAGAAAGAAGATTATGAAGAGATATCATg gAGAAAGTTTGATAAAAGGAATTAGGGAAGAGGACATGGACGTGGACTTGCCTATTCTTGACATTAAGACGATTTACATGGCCACTGATGATTTCTCATACATAAACTTTCTAGGAAGAGGAGGGTTTGGACCAGTTTACAAG GGTAAGTTAGAGGATGGACAAGAGATTGCAGTGAAGAGGTTATGTGAAAACTCAGGACAAGGAGTGGTAGAATTCAAGAATGAAGTTAAACTAATAGCAAAACTTCAACATCGTAACCTTGTGAGGCTTTTAGGATGTTGCATTCAAGGTGAAGAACGTATGTTGATCTATGAGTATATGCCTAACAAAAGCTTAGACTTCTTTATCTTCG ATGAAAGGAGACGTAGAGAGTTAGATTGGAAGAAGAGGAGTAACATTATCTATGGAATTGCACGAGGGCTTCTTTATCTTCATCAAGATTCGAGGTTGAGGATCATACATAGAGATCTAAAAGCTGGAAATGTTTTACTAGATAATGATATGAACCCTAAGATCTCAGATTTTGGACTAGCCAAATCTTTTGGTGGAGATCAGAGTGAATCAAGCACAAACAGAGTCGTGGGTACATA TGGTTATATGCCTCCGGAGTATGCAATTGATGGACACTTCTCAGTGAAATCCGATGTGTTCAGCTTTGGTGTATTAGTACTTGAGATCATAACCGGCAAGACTAACCGTGGGTTTCATCATGCAGATCATGATCTTAACCTTCTTGGACAC GTGTGGAAACTGTGGGTTGAAGACAGAGCAATAGAAGTACCAGAGGAAGATTTGCTGGAAGAGACATGTGTTGTCTCCGAGATTCTAAGATGCATCCATGTGGCTTTGCTTTGTGTTCAACAGAAACCAGAAGACAGACCAAACATGGCTTCTGTTGTGTTGATGTTTGGGAGTGATGGTTCTCTCCCTGATCCAAAACAACCAGGCTTTTTCACTAACCGGAACGTTCCAGATGTTTCTTCATCTCTAAGTCGTTCGGTAAACCTAGTTTCCATTACAATGATACAAGGTCGTTAG
- the LOC108843145 gene encoding zinc finger protein CONSTANS-LIKE 1 yields MGKKCDLCEGVARMHCESDQASLCWNCDARVHGANFLVAKHTRCLLCSACQSPTPWKATGLRLGPTFSICDSCVALKSAGGAGVSTDQSQEVSEVRRLRSRDDSAESYDDGEDEDEDEEYSDEDEEEDDDVDDDEEAENQVVPWSAAAAAAAQLPPVMSSSSSDGGGGDLATKRTRRDYSDEEIGCSSSAQESNFSPPLKRQSRDDVAFKGERVSNGAVDSSPSSSSSLIFAISKTRGDLSR; encoded by the exons atggGAAAGAAGTGTGATTTATGCGAGGGTGTTGCAAGAATGCACTGCGAGTCAGATCAGGCGAGTCTCTGCTGGAACTGCGACGCTAGAGTTCACGGCGCTAACTTCCTCGTCGCTAAACACACTCGTTGCCTTCTCTGCAGCGCCTGCCAGTCACCCACCCCGTGGAAGGCCACCGGTCTCCGTCTCGGCCCTACCTTCTCCATCTGCGACTCATGCGTCGCTCTTAAATCCGCCGGTGGAGCAGGTGTCAGCACCGATCAAAGTCAGGAGGTCAGTGAGGTTCGTCGGCTCAGGAGCCGGGATGATAGCGCCGAGTCTTACGACGATGGTGAGgacgaagatgaagatgaggagTACAGTGATGAAGACGAAGAGGAGGATGATGATGTTGACGACGATGAGGAAGCGGAGAATCAAGTGGTGCCGTGGTCTGCGGCTGCGGCTGCGGCGGCTCAACTTCCTCCGGTGATGAGTTCGTCGTCTTCTGACGGCGGAGGTGGAGATCTTGCGACGAAGAGGACGAGGAGGGACTACTCCGAT gAGGAGATCGGATGTTCATCATCAGCTCAAGAGTCAAACTTTTCGCCGCCGTTGAAACGACAATCAAGAGATGACGTCGCGTTCAAAGGAGAGAGAGTGTCGAACGGCGCCGTTGATTCATCTCCTTCATCGTCGTCTTCTCTCATCTTTGCCATCTCCAAAACCAGGGGAGATCTCAGCCGTTGA